A genomic window from Flavobacterium hankyongi includes:
- a CDS encoding DUF4197 domain-containing protein, with amino-acid sequence MKKIFLLLFLIPFASNAQLKDLLKKAEEQLTSITKKDGGLDIAAGLREALNKGVDVQVTKLTATDGFYKNQAVKILMPEELQKVDKTLRKMGMSKLADDGVKALNRAAEDAVKESTPIFVDAIKNITITDAKNILLGNQDAATNYLQGSTRNPLYAKFNPVVQKSIGKVGADVIWNNIIKKYNSLPLVSKVNPDINDYVTNKALDGVYKMIAVEEKNIRTNIKSRTSDLLVKVFALQDKK; translated from the coding sequence ATGAAAAAGATATTCCTACTATTATTTTTAATCCCATTTGCTAGTAACGCACAATTAAAAGATTTACTAAAAAAAGCTGAAGAACAACTTACATCAATCACTAAAAAAGACGGAGGGCTAGATATTGCAGCTGGTTTAAGAGAAGCTTTAAACAAAGGTGTAGATGTACAAGTAACTAAACTAACCGCTACTGATGGTTTTTATAAAAACCAAGCGGTTAAAATTTTAATGCCCGAAGAATTACAAAAAGTGGATAAAACTTTGCGAAAAATGGGAATGTCTAAATTAGCCGATGATGGTGTAAAAGCCTTAAACAGAGCCGCTGAAGATGCTGTAAAAGAATCGACACCAATATTTGTAGATGCCATTAAAAATATCACAATTACTGATGCCAAAAATATTTTACTTGGCAATCAAGACGCCGCAACAAACTACTTACAAGGTTCTACTAGAAATCCGCTTTATGCTAAATTTAATCCTGTGGTTCAAAAATCTATTGGAAAAGTAGGAGCTGATGTTATTTGGAACAATATCATCAAAAAATACAACAGTTTACCACTGGTTTCTAAAGTTAACCCTGACATTAATGATTATGTAACCAATAAAGCTTTAGATGGTGTTTATAAAATGATTGCTGTGGAAGAAAAAAATATTAGAACTAATATTAAATCAAGAACATCTGATTTATTAGTAAAAGTTTTTGCATTACAAGATAAAAAGTAA
- a CDS encoding methylmalonyl-CoA mutase family protein: MEQVQPYQPKNKVRIVTAASLFDGHDAAINIMRRIIQATGVEVIHLGHDRSVEEVVNTAIQEDANAIAMTSYQGGHNEYFKYMYDLLKEKGAGHIKIFGGGGGVILPSEISELHEYGIERIYSPDDGRELGLQGMINDLVMRSDFPVGDVLNGELNHLEDKNPTAIARVISSAENFPEVAKPALEKIYKINQDSKTPVLGITGTGGAGKSSLVDELVRRFLIDFPEKTIGLISVDPSKRKTGGALLGDRIRMNAINNPRVYMRSLATRQSNLALSKYVQEAIEVLKAAKYDLIVLETSGIGQSDTEIMDHSDVSLYVMTPEFGAATQLEKIDMLDFADLVALNKFDKRGALDAIRDVKKQYQRNHNLWDVDPDKMPVFGTIASQFNDPGMNTLYKSIMDKIVEKTGIDLHSTFEITREMSEKIFVIPPHRTRYLSEIAENNRKYDETALSQVDVAQKLYGIFKTIETVSGKAPKLDKSGVVEESLNHSPEKQEFLSLLTKEFDRVKMNLDPYNWEIILTWDEKVNKYKNPVYSFKVRDKEIKIATHTESLSHSQIPKVALPKYQAWGDILKWNLQENVPGEFPFTSGLYPFKREGEDPSRMFAGEGGPERTNKRFHYVSAGLPAKRLSTAFDSVTLYGNDPHVRPDIYGKIGNAGVSICCLDDAKKLYSGFDLSHPMTSVSMTINGPAPMLLGFFMNAAIDQNCEKYIKENGLEKEVEAKIAKIYKEKGVERPRYQGELPVGNDGLGLMLLGVTGDEVLPADVYNDIKIKTLAQVRGTVQADILKEDQAQNTCIFSTEFALRLMGDVQEYFIKENVRNFYSVSISGYHIAEAGANPITQLAFTLANGFTYVEYYLSRGMNINDFGPNLSFFFSNGIDPEYAVIGRVARKIWAKALKNKYGANERAQMLKYHIQTSGRSLHAQEIDFNDIRTTLQALYAIYDNCNSLHTNAYDEAITTPTEESVRRAMAIQLIINKELGLAKNENPIQGSFIIEELTDLVEAAVLQEFDRITERGGVLGAMETMYQRSKIQEESLYYETLKHTGEFPIIGVNTFLSSKGSPTVIPAEVIRATEEEKQYQIVMLDNLHKANAHKVEEQLNIIQEAAIQNQNIFEKLMDATKVCSLGQITSALFEVGGQYRRNM; encoded by the coding sequence ATGGAACAAGTACAACCTTATCAACCAAAAAATAAAGTTAGAATTGTAACTGCGGCTTCACTTTTTGACGGCCATGATGCAGCAATTAATATCATGCGTCGTATTATTCAGGCAACGGGTGTGGAAGTTATTCACCTGGGACACGACAGAAGTGTGGAAGAAGTGGTAAATACTGCTATTCAAGAAGATGCCAATGCGATTGCGATGACATCCTATCAAGGTGGTCACAACGAATATTTTAAATACATGTATGATTTGCTAAAAGAAAAAGGAGCAGGTCATATCAAAATTTTTGGAGGCGGTGGCGGAGTAATCTTGCCTTCAGAGATTTCAGAATTACACGAATACGGTATCGAAAGAATTTATTCTCCCGATGATGGTCGTGAATTAGGATTGCAAGGAATGATTAATGATTTGGTGATGCGTTCCGATTTTCCGGTAGGCGATGTGCTGAATGGTGAGCTGAATCATTTAGAAGATAAGAATCCGACAGCGATTGCTCGTGTCATTTCTTCGGCGGAAAATTTCCCTGAAGTGGCGAAACCTGCTTTGGAGAAAATCTACAAAATAAATCAGGACAGTAAAACGCCGGTTTTGGGAATCACGGGAACAGGTGGCGCCGGAAAATCATCTTTGGTAGATGAATTGGTTCGTCGTTTTCTAATCGATTTCCCTGAAAAAACTATCGGATTAATTTCCGTGGATCCGTCAAAACGTAAAACGGGTGGTGCACTTTTGGGAGACAGAATCCGTATGAATGCGATCAATAATCCTCGTGTTTACATGCGTTCGTTGGCAACCCGTCAGTCGAATTTGGCCTTGTCAAAATACGTTCAGGAAGCGATTGAAGTATTGAAAGCAGCTAAATACGATTTGATTGTGTTGGAAACTTCCGGAATCGGTCAGTCGGATACGGAAATCATGGATCATTCTGATGTTTCGTTATACGTAATGACGCCTGAATTCGGTGCGGCAACTCAGTTGGAGAAAATCGACATGTTGGATTTCGCCGATTTGGTAGCTTTGAATAAATTTGACAAACGCGGTGCTTTGGATGCGATTCGCGATGTGAAAAAACAATACCAGCGTAACCACAATTTGTGGGATGTTGATCCTGATAAAATGCCGGTTTTCGGAACGATTGCTTCGCAGTTTAACGATCCGGGCATGAACACGCTTTACAAATCCATTATGGATAAAATTGTAGAGAAAACGGGAATCGATTTGCACTCGACTTTTGAAATTACGCGTGAAATGAGCGAAAAAATCTTCGTGATTCCGCCACACAGAACGCGTTATTTGTCGGAAATCGCAGAAAACAACCGAAAATATGACGAAACAGCGCTTTCTCAGGTTGATGTGGCGCAAAAATTATATGGAATCTTCAAAACGATTGAAACCGTTTCTGGAAAAGCTCCTAAATTAGATAAATCGGGTGTAGTTGAGGAATCGTTGAATCATTCGCCGGAAAAACAAGAATTCTTATCATTATTAACAAAAGAATTCGACCGCGTAAAAATGAATTTGGATCCTTACAACTGGGAAATCATTTTAACCTGGGACGAAAAAGTCAACAAATACAAAAATCCGGTGTACTCGTTTAAAGTACGCGATAAGGAAATCAAAATAGCAACGCATACCGAGAGTTTATCGCACTCTCAAATACCAAAAGTAGCCTTACCGAAATACCAGGCTTGGGGCGATATCCTAAAATGGAATTTACAGGAAAACGTTCCGGGAGAATTTCCTTTTACTTCGGGATTGTATCCGTTTAAACGTGAAGGAGAAGATCCATCACGTATGTTTGCCGGGGAAGGCGGACCGGAAAGAACCAACAAGCGTTTTCATTATGTGAGTGCCGGTTTACCAGCAAAACGTTTATCGACTGCTTTCGACAGTGTGACGTTATACGGAAATGACCCACACGTTCGTCCGGATATTTACGGAAAAATCGGAAATGCTGGGGTTTCTATCTGTTGTTTGGACGATGCTAAAAAATTATATTCTGGTTTCGATTTGAGTCACCCGATGACTTCGGTTTCCATGACCATTAACGGTCCAGCTCCGATGTTGCTTGGTTTCTTCATGAACGCGGCCATAGACCAGAACTGTGAGAAATACATCAAAGAGAACGGTTTAGAAAAAGAAGTTGAAGCCAAAATTGCTAAAATTTATAAAGAAAAAGGCGTAGAACGTCCACGTTACCAAGGCGAATTGCCTGTAGGAAACGACGGTTTAGGCTTAATGCTTTTAGGTGTTACCGGAGATGAGGTGTTACCAGCGGATGTTTATAACGATATTAAAATAAAAACCTTAGCACAGGTTCGTGGAACGGTTCAGGCCGATATCCTAAAAGAAGATCAGGCGCAAAATACGTGTATTTTCTCTACAGAATTTGCCCTTCGTTTAATGGGTGACGTTCAGGAATACTTTATCAAAGAAAACGTTCGTAATTTCTATTCGGTTTCGATTTCTGGTTACCATATTGCCGAAGCAGGAGCGAATCCTATTACGCAGTTGGCGTTCACGTTGGCAAATGGTTTCACTTACGTGGAATATTATTTAAGCCGCGGTATGAACATCAACGATTTCGGTCCGAACTTATCCTTCTTCTTCTCGAACGGTATCGATCCAGAATATGCTGTTATTGGTCGTGTGGCACGTAAAATCTGGGCAAAAGCCTTGAAAAACAAATACGGTGCGAATGAAAGAGCTCAAATGTTGAAATACCATATTCAAACATCCGGTCGTTCGTTACACGCGCAGGAAATCGACTTTAACGATATCCGTACGACATTACAAGCGTTGTATGCGATTTACGATAACTGTAACTCGTTGCATACCAATGCGTATGATGAAGCGATTACAACACCAACGGAAGAATCGGTACGTCGTGCGATGGCAATTCAGTTGATTATCAACAAAGAATTAGGTTTAGCTAAAAACGAAAACCCAATTCAAGGTTCATTCATCATTGAAGAATTGACCGATTTAGTCGAAGCTGCTGTTCTTCAGGAATTCGACAGAATAACGGAAAGAGGCGGTGTGTTAGGTGCTATGGAAACCATGTACCAACGCTCGAAAATCCAGGAAGAATCGTTGTATTACGAAACATTGAAACATACCGGAGAATTCCCGATTATTGGGGTGAATACTTTCTTGAGTTCAAAAGGTTCGCCAACTGTAATTCCTGCTGAGGTAATTCGTGCAACGGAAGAGGAAAAACAATACCAGATTGTAATGTTAGATAATCTGCACAAAGCCAATGCGCATAAAGTGGAGGAGCAGTTGAATATCATTCAGGAAGCCGCTATCCAAAACCAAAACATCTTTGAAAAACTGATGGATGCCACTAAAGTGTGTTCGTTAGGTCAGATTACTTCAGCGTTGTTTGAAGTAGGAGGACAGTATAGACGAAATATGTAA